One Eremothecium cymbalariae DBVPG#7215 chromosome 2, complete sequence DNA window includes the following coding sequences:
- the COQ3 gene encoding hexaprenyldihydroxybenzoate methyltransferase (similar to Ashbya gossypii ADR115W): MQKKLPRLKNVSSGLLGKSVEIAKMKGVRIKSSSSYDGTSTSEEEIAHFKKLAPTWWDTSGSQRILHKMNLSRLEFMRKILSNEVKISNSRIVVPGFNFKDHLPHDVGEQARKALENEVRVQLNRGKYNVLDVGCGGGILSESLARLPFIQSVHGIDLASECITVAKQHRDRDPMIKDKIVYELKPLADVDAKYELVTLFEILEHTDNPSEMLRHAWHKLKPNGILFLSTINRDFVSWFTTIFVAENILNIVPKGTHHIEKYVNSSEILHWFENNAPGSHKVLETMGTMYVPAAGWMNHKVPSIGNYIVAIKKTK, from the coding sequence ATGCAAAAGAAACTACCAAGGTTGAAAAATGTCAGTTCAGGATTGCTGGGCAAATCTGTTGAAATAGCTAAAATGAAGGGTGTGAGAATTAAGagttcttcttcttacGATGGCACCTCAACATCGGAGGAAGAAATTGCACATTTCAAGAAACTAGCACCAACTTGGTGGGATACGTCAGGATCTCAGCGAATATTACATAAGATGAATTTATCTAGGCTAGAATTTATGAGGAAAATCCTTTCAAATGAAGTTaagatttcaaattcacGGATTGTAGTTCCTGGTTTTAACTTCAAGGACCATTTACCCCACGATGTGGGTGAACAAGCTAGGAAGGCGTTGGAAAATGAGGTGCGAGTTCAGCTGAATAGAGGAAAATACAATGTGTTAGATGTGGGATGTGGTGGAGGAATCCTATCAGAATCATTGGCTAGATTACCATTTATTCAAAGTGTGCATGGTATTGACCTAGCATCAGAGTGTATCACTGTGGCGAAGCAGCATCGTGACCGGGATCCCATGATTAAGGATAAAATTGTTTACGAATTAAAACCCTTAGCGGATGTGGATGCTAAATATGAACTTGTAACATTGTTCGAGATTTTGGAACATACAGACAATCCAAGCGAAATGTTACGCCATGCATGGCACAAACTCAAACCTAACGGAATTCTTTTCCTAAGTACTATAAACCGAGATTTTGTGTCATGGTTTACAACTATATTCGTGGCTGAAAATATACTGAACATAGTACCCAAGGGCACACATCATATAGAAAAGTATGTTAATTCATCTGAGATACTACATTGGTTCGAAAACAATGCGCCTGGGTCTCATAAAGTGCTCGAGACTATGGGTACTATGTATGTGCCTGCAGCTGGTTGGATGAATCATAAGGTTCCAAGTATTGGTAATTATATCGTAGCAATaaagaaaaccaaataa
- the VPS52 gene encoding Vps52p (similar to Ashbya gossypii ADR112W): MNSSSMDALAKALNLDELPESSNADPDPLGSFVTHAQNYKEFLVNSEMLEELESLDSRQKVLDGTLRDVIPPLQKYLDTFHLRLEVLTKDLNFIKGKSTELNQLLQENSNKLAKISPLVNDLVISPEIVKQVINGKLDSSFIECISYLNDKQAIYDQYKGKETPKDFIELCRILQTLKSFGIARSKKFIVMRIKRLRSTEPVPSQQIQKELLDVREIFQFISQNNLSLALELRQAYTYTIRWYYREFFARYIRSITILQFVNVTDHYALGQGLSNTSLSSSGTYLLGRSLFPGLNTSFNMDDAVNQYFQVDRRISILRQEDKTVMVSQIAENNHMQNYLEIGFKNLNLAILDNCTAEFTFLNEFFKLEGKNCQELRGLLEQIFKPTFEKAMHYTEQLIGSTYDLFGILICICLTHHLQYEAQKRKIPVIDDYLNGQLILLWPKFQRLVDFQCDNLRQVKITVTTAQFAGADKDPLVTPHELTVQFSKFLTSVLILSTSYHQLIDEKSEPLYNSITRIRNEFEVILQKCSKKTRQPEKFLVLNYMYLLNALQQKAGVMNQEGTQPLILIDTRNRLNHLVELNSQN; the protein is encoded by the coding sequence ATGAATTCATCCAGTATGGATGCTCTGGCAAAAGCGTTGAATCTAGATGAGCTTCCCGAAAGTTCAAATGCAGATCCAGATCCATTGGGATCTTTCGTTACCCACGCACAAAATTATAAAGAGTTTTTGGTCAACTCTGAAATGcttgaagaattggaatcTCTAGATTCGAGGCAAAAGGTTTTAGACGGAACACTGCGTGATGTTATTCCACCTTTacagaaatatttggatacTTTTCATCTGAGGTTAGAGGTGTTAACTAAGGATTTAAACTTTATTAAGGGAAAGTCTACGGAGCTTAACCAATTATTGCAAGAAAACTCTAATAAGCTGGCTAAGATCAGTCCACTGGTGAATGATTTAGTCATTTCTCCTGAGATTGTCAAGCAAGTGATTAATGGAAAGCTAGACTCGTCATTTATCGAGTGCATCTCTTACTTGAATGACAAGCAAGCTATTTATGATCAGTATAAAGGGAAGGAAACCCCAAAGGATTTTATAGAATTATGCCGAATACTTCAAACGTTGAAGAGCTTTGGTATTGCAAGAAGCAAAAAGTTCATTGTGATGCGTATTAAAAGGTTGAGAAGCACAGAACCCGTTCCATCGCAgcaaattcaaaaagaattgcTCGATGTCCgagaaatatttcaatttatATCCCAAAATAATCTCTCATTGGCTCTAGAATTAAGACAAGCATATACTTACACCATAAGGTGGTATTATAGAGAGTTTTTTGCACGGTATATTCGCTCGATCACCATTCTGCAGTTTGTAAATGTTACGGACCATTATGCTTTGGGACAGGGGCTTTCTAATACCAGTTTAAGTTCGTCTGGGACATACCTACTTGGTCGCTCGTTGTTTCCTGGCTTAAATACTTCGTTTAATATGGATGATGCCGTAAACCAATATTTCCAGGTCGATAGGAGGATATCAATTTTGCGGCAGGAGGATAAAACTGTAATGGTTTCTCAAATAGCAGAGAACAATCACATGCAAAACTACTTGGAAATCGGGTTCAAGAACCTAAACCTTGCAATCTTGGATAACTGCACAGCAGAATTTACGTTTTTGAATGAGTTCTTTAAATTGGAAGGTAAAAATTGTCAGGAACTTCGTGGTCTTCTAGAACAAATATTTAAGCCTACCTTTGAAAAGGCAATGCATTACACTGAACAATTGATCGGATCCACATATGATCTCTTCGGTATTTTAATTTGCATTTGTCTTACACATCACCTTCAATACGAGGCTCAAAAGAGGAAAATACCGGTCATAGATGACTATTTAAATGGTCAATTGATTTTACTCTGGCCAAAATTCCAGCGACTAGTAGATTTTCAATGTGATAATCTGCGCCAGGTTAAAATTACGGTCACCACTGCACAATTTGCAGGTGCGGATAAAGACCCATTGGTGACCCCTCATGAATTAACTGTTCAATTTTCGAAATTTCTCACTAGCGTTTTGATATTATCAACATCATACCACCAActaattgatgaaaaatcagAACCCCTTTATAACTCAATTACTCGTATTCGTAATGAATTTGAGGTTATATTGCAAAAATGCAGTAAGAAGACCAGGCAACCGGAAAAGTTTTTGGTCCTTAACTACATGTATTTGCTCAATGCTTTACAGCAAAAAGCAGGAGTTATGAATCAAGAAGGTACACAACcattaattttaattgataCTAGGAATCGATTAAACCATTTAGTAGAACTAAATAGCCAAAATTAA
- the VPS72 gene encoding Vps72p (similar to Ashbya gossypii ADR114C), which produces MSIEDGDSEFLVTSRARRANAGNLMAKLLQQEHQKESELVGAEEDDINLLFQEDEDDGEFVIGELKQGLADDIFSDSDSGSSDNGGSMDEEKELEKQERKRRKLNNKRKLQILKGAKKLNVETAKRYKPSYEQPKAKSLLIETRRTSKRTSVVRNKMEVYEKLTQAEVKKKEIQERIRKQKEDQLVQELTQEDRLRAAEETERINLLSLNKYKEQEISKKQSRLAMQQRKKMKFNLGEPILTWLSAEWEVTPSMEVHDRNYWEQFLTKRQKKKRKYFRKRKEEPDNNNEEVKENKNSSKQGTPVITESFSDAPATPKIDSETERTEAKSKIQKLEGTPTASSDATTKSINILVTKVGEIADGMDQSSKKVNNEDNEAANTSYQPLFEHSTERRISFLEKEEAAVIDKNEPTSNINSTMATSNDSGNLINNLASESIKNKDDDEANESEGKSQSDLPSNHHIEVLEESLVYEGPSQLVGKNHMLFSIFPDEPYNNSSLNELREVLFGGQWARPYNARAYNVEPMTKISWETDPCMEEKSMLIPDLTIIDKFPSFGEYEKKLSQNVTIEDNKEFKVDIQTEAPTGVFLPNGVKRKCLISNKSSQYFDPKNGVPYADVEAIKTIQDLQDAIGDGTREEPEPKYRWFGFGRGGIFLDVQQRPAAGVPESFY; this is translated from the coding sequence ATGAGTATAGAAGATGGTGACAGTGAATTCTTGGTAACATCAAGGGCTCGTAGAGCCAATGCTGGGAATTTGATGGCAAAATTGCTACAACAAGAGCATCAGAAAGAATCGGAACTTGTTGGGGCGGAGGAGGACGATATTAATCTATTATTCcaagaagatgaggatgatggtGAGTTTGTGATAGGTGAGCTAAAGCAAGGCTTGGctgatgatatttttagtGATTCAGATAGTGGATCGAGTGATAATGGAGGTTCAATGGATGAGGAGAAAGAATTAGAGAAGCAAGAGAGAAAGAGGCGaaaattgaacaacaaGAGGAAGCTTCAAATCCTCAAGGGCGCTAAGAAGCTGAATGTGGAGACTGCTAAGAGGTACAAACCTTCATATGAGCAGCCTAAGGCTAAATCTTTGTTAATCGAAACCAGGAGAACATCAAAAAGAACGTCTGTAGTTCGCAACAAGATGGAAGTATATGAGAAGTTAACGCAGGCAGAGgtaaagaaaaaggaaatccAAGAACGGATTAGAAAGCAAAAGGAGGATCAGTTGGTTCAAGAGTTGACCCAGGAGGATAGGCTACGTGCAGCTGAAGAAACTGAGCGTATTAACTTGTTGtcattaaataaatataaggAACAGGAAATAAGCAAGAAGCAGAGTAGATTGGCGATGCAACAGCggaagaaaatgaaatttaATCTGGGTGAACCTATATTAACTTGGTTAAGTGCAGAATGGGAGGTGACTCCTTCGATGGAGGTTCATGACCGTAATTATTGGGAACAATTCTTAACCAAAAgacaaaagaagaagagaaaatattttaggaaaaggaaagaagAACCAGATAAcaataatgaagaagtcaaggaaaataaaaattcttcCAAGCAGGGTACGCCAGTTATCACTGAAAGTTTTAGTGATGCCCCAGCCACACCAAAAATCGATTCAGAGACTGAACGTACAGAAgccaaatcaaaaatacaGAAACTAGAAGGGACACCAACCGCATCTAGTGATGCTACTACCAAAAGCATAAACATACTTGTCACAAAAGTTGGGGAAATTGCTGATGGAATGGATCAAAGTTCTAAGAAAGTGAACAATGAGGATAACGAAGCAGCTAACACTAGTTATCAACCACTCTTTGAACATTCAACCGAAAGGCGTATTTCTTTTCTGGAAAAGGAGGAAGCTGCAGttattgataaaaatgaacCAACATCAAATATCAATTCAACTATGGCTACCTCGAATGATTCTGGAAATCTGATTAATAATTTGGCATCTGAATCTATTAAAAATAaggatgacgatgaagCTAATGAATCTGAAGGTAAATCTCAGAGCGATTTACCTTCTAACCACCACATTGAAGTATTAGAAGAATCACTGGTATATGAAGGTCCATCCCAATTGGTCGGAAAAAACCATATGCTCTTTAGTATTTTCCCAGATGAGCCATACAATAATTCCAGTCTCAATGAGCTTAGAGAAGTTTTGTTTGGAGGTCAATGGGCCAGGCCATATAACGCCAGAGCTTACAATGTTGAACCAATGACAAAGATATCATGGGAAACAGATCCATGTATGGaagaaaaatcaatgtTAATACCCGATCTAACCATAATAGACAAGTTCCCCTCCTTTGGAGAGTACGAGAAGAAACTGTCTCAAAATGTTACCATTGAAGATAATAAGGAATTTAAGGTTGACATTCAAACCGAAGCTCCAACAGGTGTCTTTTTACCAAATGGTGTAAAGAGGAAGTGTTTAATCTCAAATAAAAGCTCTCAATATTTTGACCCAAAAAATGGAGTTCCGTATGCAGATGTTGAGGCAATTAAGACGATCCAAGATTTACAAGATGCTATCGGAGATGGTACGAGGGAAGAACCAGAGCCCAAATATCGCTGGTTTGGATTTGGGCGTGGAGGTATTTTCCTGGATGTTCAACAAAGACCAGCAGCGGGTGTTCCAGAGAGTTTCtattaa
- the RFC4 gene encoding replication factor C subunit 4 (similar to Ashbya gossypii ADR111W) has translation MSLAAKLELPWVEKYRPQLLKDIVGNEEIVERLQQIAYDGNMPHMIISGLPGIGKTTSIHCIAHELLGDSYSQAVLELNASDDRGIDVVRNQIKQFAQKKCTLPPGKHKIIILDEADSMTSGAQQALRRTMEIYSSSTRFAFACNQSNKIIEPLQSRCAILRYSKLSDEQVLKRLLEIIKLEDVKYTNDGLEAIIFTAEGDMRQAINNLQSTVAGFGLVNGDNVFKIVDSPHPLVVKKMLLANSLDESLTYLKDLWNKGYSAVDIITTCFRVMKNLAEIKEHIRLEIIKEIGFTHMRILEGVGTYLQLSATLAKVHRLR, from the coding sequence ATGTCTTTAGCTGCTAAACTGGAATTGCCATGGGTTGAAAAGTACAGACCTCAACTTCttaaagatattgttgGTAATGAGGAGATCGTGGAGCGTTTACAGCAGATTGCATACGATGGTAATATGCCTCATATGATTATATCTGGTTTGCCAGGTATTGGGAAGACTACATCCATACATTGTATAGCGCATGAACTTTTGGGCGACTCATACTCACAAGCTGTATTGGAATTGAATGCTTCTGACGATAGAGGTATCGATGTCGTTAGAAATCAAATAAAGCAGTTTGCTCAAAAGAAATGTACTTTACCACCTGGAAAACATAAGATAATTATTCTTGATGAGGCAGACTCGATGACAAGTGGTGCTCAACAGGCTTTAAGACGTACAATGGAAATTTACTCCAGTAGCACCAGATTTGCATTTGCCTGTAACCAATCAAATAAGATTATAGAGCCTCTGCAATCCAGATGTGCTATATTACGTTATTCCAAGCTTTCAGATGAACAAGTGTTGAAAAGACTGTTAGAAATCATAAAATTGGAAGACGTAAAGTACACCAATGATGGCCTAGAAGCCATTATATTCACCGCAGAGGGCGATATGAGACAAGCAATCAATAATCTACAAAGCACAGTGGCAGGATTCGGCTTGGTAAATGGTGATAATGTCTTTAAGATTGTAGATTCCCCACACCCTTTGGTTGTGAAAAAGATGTTATTAGCTAATTCTCTGGATGAATCCTTAACCTATCTAAAGGACCTATGGAACAAAGGTTATTCCGCAGTTGATATAATCACCACCTGTTTTCGTGTTATGAAGAACCTAGCTGAAATAAAAGAACATATCAGATTAGAAATAATTAAGGAAATTGGCTTTACCCATATGAGAATACTAGAAGGTGTGGGCACGTATTTACAACTCAGTGCAACATTGGCTAAAGTCCATAGATTGAGATAG
- the HMI1 gene encoding ATP-dependent 3'-5' DNA helicase (similar to Ashbya gossypii ADR113W): MSTPTQSQQRVISYPYQPNSTLKVVAGPGSGKTFTLLNRVYDLIRHDTVKPDEILILSLTNKAVDNIVLKISETFRKLNSDGHWTDEELVAIIDQLGIHTFHSLANKIVSERVGLVSVIEDNGWRGLMKLLPNDFWKTRKLSLTRTPKVFARFIREYQIGNIRKEGDPIAEKLLTFMKGSNIITNDDLLLLASSNLDTAMEENCTGFTNDVLYKFKVIFVDEYQDLFPVLAPLLKKIALNKQLVMFGDEDQSIYGFLGNNSIVMKELASIRSKNKSVVLNLFDNFRCTPEITKTANKLTNNPKKSLIEDSKELKRFIKPPSNVLPCVLNTIDTIEELEFLTDQICLLVSSSVKLSDIAILTRTNIQMSEIATHLSSYGIPIEKLTSQPDWMSDVRLGFLIDLLKVATLVREEALLPEDSGVQSTKKSDFSVILTLSALKGIGDSTIQSLYDAANKQGLSLWNYITNSLRYNWKHGLSSKNKVEAYVDTIEPLIDNIALQKLDAPKELINNLIEVGIKLEIQMLQPSANQDLEELNSNLVEFYKVVKSCSLNKPSEVSLAEWILKTYSEQTLAVHRRLFTNPENNTSQCIRLSTIHSSKGLEFPIVFLMGRSQLNFPIDNNSLYVGMTRCRNLLYLVNVNHPKIKNLPNKSPYDTLRNKDFWAYYNRDLNRPYKVTNHDGLQIYNQLRKKYNLRSNHTRSYSSISRFFVTFTRNIIK; the protein is encoded by the coding sequence ATGAGCACACCGACACAATCACAACAAAGAGTCATAAGTTATCCATATCAACCTAATTCGACCTTAAAAGTTGTAGCTGGTCCAGGCTCAGGAAAAACCTTCACGCTTCTAAATCGAGTTTATGACCTAATTAGACATGACACAGTCAAACCAGATGAAATCTTAATTCTTTCATTGACGAATAAAGCGgttgataatattgttcttaaaatatcagaaaCTTTTAGAAAACTTAATTCTGATGGACATTGGACGGATGAAGAATTGGTTGCAATAATTGATCAGCTTGGGATTCACACATTTCATTCCCTGGCTAATAAAATTGTGAGCGAACGGGTTGGGTTAGTTAGTGTTATTGAAGACAATGGTTGGCGAGGGCTTATGAAATTGCTACCGAATGACTTTTGGAAGACTAGAAAGCTGAGTTTAACTCGTACACCAAAGGTGTTTGCACGTTTCATAAGGGAATATCAGATTGGGAATATCAGAAAAGAAGGAGATCCAATTGCAGAAAAATTGCTCACTTTCATGAAGGGCTCAAATATAATCACTAATGATGACTTGTTGTTATTAGCTAGTTCAAATCTAGATACAGCTATGGAGGAGAACTGCACTGGATTTACTAATGATGTGctttataaatttaaagtGATATTCGTGGATGAATATCAAGATCTCTTCCCTGTACTAGCtccattgttgaagaaaatcgCGCTGAACAAACAACTTGTCATGTTTGGGGATGAAGATCAAAGCATTTATGGCTTTTTAGGAAACAATTCAATTGTTATGAAGGAGTTAGCTTCAATTAGATCGAAGAACAAATCAGTGGTTCTAAACTTATTCGATAACTTCCGTTGCACTCCTGAGATTACCAAGACAGCAAATAAATTAACTAATAACCCAAAAAAATCACTTATCGAAGATTCAAAAGAGCTTAAAAGATTTATTAAACCGCCATCCAATGTTCTTCCATGTGTACTTAATACTATTGACACTATTGAAGAACTAGAGTTTTTAACTGATCAAATATGCCTACTGGTATCCAGTTCCGTAAAGCTGTCTGACATTGCAATTTTGACTAGGACAAATATCCAGATGAGTGAAATTGCGACCCATTTATCAAGCTATGGGATACCAATAGAGAAATTAACTTCACAACCAGATTGGATGTCTGATGTTCGTTTGGGATTTTTGATCgatttattaaaagttGCAACTTTAGTACGTGAGGAAGCATTACTTCCTGAAGATTCAGGCGTTCAATCAACTAAAAAAAGTGACTTCAGTGTGATTCTAACATTAAGTGCACTTAAAGGAATCGGAGATTCCACAATACAATCGCTTTATGACGCTGCAAACAAACAAGGTTTGTCGTTGTGGAATTACATAACTAACTCATTGCGATATAATTGGAAGCACGGCTTATCCAGTAAGAACAAAGTTGAAGCATACGTGGATACTATAGAGCCGTTAATAGACAATATTGCATTGCAGAAGTTAGATGCGCCGAAGGAGTTGATAAATAATTTAATCGAAGTTGGAATAAAATTAGAAATTCAAATGTTGCAGCCAAGTGCTAACCAGGATTTAGAAGAGCTAAACTCAAACCTTGTGGAATTCTATAAAGTCGTTAAGTCATGTTCGCTGAACAAACCATCTGAAGTCTCCCTTGCAGAAtggattttaaaaacttatTCCGAACAAACTTTGGCCGTACATCGCAGGCTGTTTACTAATCCAGAGAATAACACATCCCAATGTATAAGGTTATCAACTATTCATTCATCCAAAGGGTTGGAATTTCCAATAGTTTTTTTGATGGGGAGGTCTCAACttaattttccaattgaTAACAATAGTTTATATGTTGGCATGACAAGATGCCGTAACCTATTGTATCTGGTCAATGTGAATCATCCAAAGATCAAAAATTTACCCAATAAATCCCCTTATGATACTCTAAGAAACAAAGATTTTTGGGCTTATTATAATAGGGACTTGAATAGACCATATAAAGTAACAAATCATGATGGTTTACAAATTTACAATCAATTAAGAAAGAAGTACAACCTCCGTAGCAACCATACAAGATCATACTCTAGTATCTCTCGGTTCTTCGTTACATTTACTAGAAATATCATTAAATAG
- the VPS60 gene encoding Vps60p (similar to Ashbya gossypii ADR116C) → MNRLFGYSNKKTSSQLLQDSSNAMDQAQQGLNGRISQLDTQIVQLNFQLQTLQKKIAGTRSAMGQKPLRQRALKLLNKRKQLEAMRDQLDSQSWSMSQAQMTADNLKNTMVTVNAFKQTNKALKQQYGKIDIDKLQDMQDEMAELMVQGEELQQVLAMNGESVDDISEGELDAELEALEEGGLDLGLEDRNMDRLPSYLSDAVPQFVDDDPVDEHEPARLETAT, encoded by the coding sequence ATGAATAGGCTTTTTGGTTATAGTAATAAAAAGACTAGTAGTCAGCTGTTGCAAGATTCATCCAATGCCATGGATCAAGCCCAACAGGGCTTGAATGGACGTATATCGCAGTTGGACACACAAATCGTACAGTTGAACTTCCAGCTTCAGACTttgcagaagaagattgCCGGTACTAGATCTGCTATGGGGCAGAAACCGTTAAGACAACGTGCACTTAAGCTCTTGAACAAGAGGAAACAGTTGGAAGCTATGAGGGATCAGTTAGACTCGCAATCTTGGTCCATGAGCCAGGCGCAGATGACAGCCGATAATCTGAAAAACACTATGGTGACTGTGAATGCTTTCAAGCAAACGAATAAAGCGTTGAAACAGCAGTATGGGAAGATCGATATTGACAAATTGCAAGATATGCAGGATGAGATGGCAGAATTAATGGTGCAAGGCGAGGAATTGCAGCAAGTGCTTGCCATGAACGGTGAAAGCGTTGACGATATCAGTGAGGGTGAGCTTGATGCCGAATTGGAGGCTTTAGAAGAGGGTGGTCTAGATCTAGGCTTAGAAGATCGCAATATGGATAGGTTGCCGTCGTACCTTAGCGATGCCGTACCACAGTTTGTGGATGATGACCCAGTTGATGAACATGAACCTGCAAGATTGGAGACTGCCACGTAA
- the RIB3 gene encoding 3,4-dihydroxy-2-butanone-4-phosphate synthase RIB3 (similar to Ashbya gossypii ADR118C), translated as MSSPFTEIADAIELFKQNKFLIVMDDESRENEGDLICAAVNITTEQMAFLIKYSSGYVCAPLTNQLADKIDLPLMNQLRCEAYDDDRHGTAYTITCDYAHGTTTGISAQDRALTCSKLADSTVTAKDFLKPGHIVPLRAKDGGVLERGGHTEAAVDLCKLAGLPEAGVICELVRQEDGLMMRLDDCIKFGAEHDIKLINIAALQQYISTQ; from the coding sequence ATGAGCTCACCATTTACTGAAATAGCGGATGCTATTGAACTATTCAAGCAAAATAAGTTCTTGATTGTCATGGATGATGAATCCAGAGAAAATGAAGGGGACTTGATATGTGCGGCTGTCAATATAACTACTGAACAGATGGCTTTCCTCATTAAATATTCATCTGGCTACGTTTGTGCACCACTCACAAACCAGTTGGCAGATAAAATTGACTTGCCATTAATGAATCAATTAAGATGTGAGGcttatgatgatgatagaCATGGTACTGCATATACCATTACATGTGACTATGCCCACGGAACGACGACTGGTATTTCGGCTCAAGATAGAGCGTTAACATGTAGCAAGCTTGCTGATTCAACTGTTACTGCGAAGGACTTCTTGAAGCCTGGTCATATTGTGCCTTTAAGGGCTAAGGATGGCGGTGTTCTGGAAAGAGGTGGACATACTGAAGCTGCTGTAGACCTGTGTAAATTGGCAGGCTTGCCGGAAGCTGGAGTGATTTGTGAACTGGTCAGGCAAGAAGACGGgctgatgatgagattgGATGACTGCATCAAGTTTGGTGCGGAGCATGATATCAAGTTGATTAATATCGCAGCTTTGCAACAATATATCTCGACTCAATGA
- the WRS1 gene encoding tryptophan--tRNA ligase WRS1 (similar to Ashbya gossypii ADR117W) — translation MPGHDVTPNIEGLSVKESTDQKVTPWDVSGAVDQNGVAQAIDYEKLIQQFGTKRISEETLDRFRKVTGHEPHHFMLNNVFFSERDFTKILDLYEQGKQFFLYTGRGPSSDSMHLGHMVPFIFCKWLQDVFDVPIVIELTDDEKFLFKQKLTIGDVKKFARENCKDIIAVGFKLENTFIFSDLEYMGSGFYETVVRVSRQITGSTAKAVFGFTDSDCIGKFHFASIQIAAAFPSSYPDVLGIPDKTPCLIPCAIDQDPYFRVCRDVADKLKFSKPSLLHSKFFPALQGPTTKMSASDETTAIFMTDTAKQIQKKINKYAFSGGQVSIEDHRKYGGNPDVDVAYQYLSFFKDDAEFLKKCYDDYKSGELLSGEMKKHCIETLQTFVKKFQERRAQIDNDILDAFMKPHKLVWNQKERLVPPKPKEAKK, via the coding sequence ATGCCAGGCCATGATGTTACCCCGAATATAGAGGGTCTTTCTGTCAAGGAATCGACGGATCAAAAGGTTACCCCATGGGATGTCTCTGGAGCTGTTGATCAAAATGGTGTTGCTCAAGCCATTGATTATGAGAAGttaattcaacaatttggTACGAAACGGATTTCAGAAGAGACGTTGGATAGATTTAGAAAGGTTACTGGGCATGAGCCACATCATTTTATGTTGAACAATGTATTTTTTAGCGAACGTGACTTTACCaagattttggatttgtaTGAACAAGGCAAGCAATTTTTCTTGTATACTGGTCGTGGACCATCGAGTGATTCCATGCATCTGGGCCACATGGTGCCattcattttttgcaaGTGGCTACAAGATGTGTTTGACGTTCCGATAGTGATTGAGCTAacagatgatgagaagTTTTTGTTTAAGCAGAAATTAACGATTGGTGATGTGAAGAAGTTTGCACGTGAGAACTGTAAGGATATTATTGCTGTTGGTTTTAAACTAGAGAATACATTTATTTTCTCCGATTTAGAATATATGGGTAGTGGATTTTATGAGACTGTCGTTAGGGTTTCGAGACAGATTACTGGTTCTACTGCCAAAGCCGTTTTTGGATTTACTGATTCGGATTGTATTGGCAAATTCCATTTTGCGTCCATTCAAATTGCTGCTGCCTTCCCATCATCTTATCCTGATGTTCTTGGGATCCCAGATAAGACACCATGTTTAATTCCTTGTGCAATTGATCAAGATCCATATTTTAGAGTTTGTAGGGATGTTGCTGATAAACTTAAGTTTTCCAAGCCTTCCTTGTTGCATTCGAAGTTTTTCCCAGCTTTACAAGGTCCAACGACTAAGATGAGTGCTTCCGACGAGACAACAGCTATTTTCATGACAGATACTGCAAAGcaaatccaaaagaagataaataAATACGCTTTTAGCGGTGGTCAAGTTTCTATCGAGGATCACAGAAAATATGGCGGCAACCCAGATGTCGATGTCGCCTATCAATATTTATCATTCTTTAAAGATGATGCTGAGTTCTTAAAAAAATGCTATGATGACTACAAAAGTGGTGAATTGTTGTCTGGGGAAATGAAGAAACATTGTATCGAGACTCTTCAAACTTTCGTCAAGAAATTCCAAGAACGTAGAGCTCAAATCGATAATGACATTTTGGATGCCTTCATGAAGCCACACAAATTGGTTTGGAATCAGAAGGAAAGGTTAGTTCCtccaaaaccaaaagaaGCCAAAAAGTAG